From the genome of Leptolyngbya iicbica LK, one region includes:
- a CDS encoding SMP-30/gluconolactonase/LRE family protein: MSANPAVQNVLSVRARLGEGPLWNAERQVLHWVDIYNRRVHTFDPATATDAFIELDTLVSGLFLGDRDHLIVAQENGLGQLNLTTEQVTPLVPIEADRPDNRLNDVRCDGYGRLWIGTMNNDEKPLANLYRYDRDGTLRQVETGLSISNGLGWSPDQSRFYLTDTPRKMIYAYRFEAESGAICDRRPFIDLTHELFYPDGLTVDAEGCLWSAMWNGGCVIRFDPQGREMQRIALPVPLVTACTFGGPHLTDLYITTASAGMSQAELKQYYQAGDLFCLRTDIQGLPSDRCGQLPTSMRVDSSPTR, from the coding sequence ATGTCTGCTAATCCTGCTGTGCAAAACGTCCTTTCAGTGCGCGCTCGTCTGGGCGAAGGTCCTCTGTGGAACGCTGAGCGTCAAGTGCTGCACTGGGTCGACATTTACAATCGCCGTGTCCACACTTTTGATCCGGCGACGGCCACGGATGCCTTCATTGAATTGGACACGCTGGTCAGTGGCTTATTTTTGGGCGATCGCGACCATCTGATCGTGGCTCAAGAAAACGGCTTGGGCCAACTCAATCTAACGACAGAGCAGGTGACGCCCCTCGTGCCCATCGAAGCGGATCGTCCTGATAACCGATTGAACGACGTGCGTTGCGACGGTTACGGTCGCTTGTGGATTGGCACGATGAATAATGACGAGAAGCCGTTAGCCAATCTATATCGCTACGATCGCGATGGTACGCTCCGGCAAGTGGAAACCGGGTTATCCATTTCAAACGGGTTGGGCTGGAGCCCCGATCAGAGTCGGTTTTATCTCACGGATACGCCCCGCAAGATGATTTATGCGTATCGCTTTGAGGCGGAGAGTGGGGCCATCTGCGATCGCCGTCCCTTCATTGACCTGACCCACGAGTTGTTTTATCCCGATGGGTTGACCGTTGACGCTGAGGGCTGCCTCTGGTCGGCCATGTGGAACGGCGGTTGTGTCATCCGCTTTGACCCGCAGGGACGAGAAATGCAACGCATCGCGCTACCTGTCCCTTTGGTCACGGCTTGTACCTTTGGCGGCCCCCACCTGACTGACCTGTATATCACCACCGCCTCGGCGGGCATGTCACAAGCAGAGCTCAAGCAGTATTACCAAGCCGGGGACTTGTTCTGCTTGCGGACCGATATTCAGGGACTCCCCAGCGATCGCTGCGGTCAGTTACCTACGAGCATGAGAGTGGACTCAAGCCCCACCCGCTAA
- a CDS encoding glucose 1-dehydrogenase, which produces MKGLQGKTAIVTGASSGIGQAIAVRLAAEGCNVVINYRSDAEGAEATAQQAHEGATAAGYPSQTLKVQADVSQVADIKQLFDTAIATFGRLDILVNNAGIQMEAASHEVSPEDFDKVINVNLRGAYLCARAAIQQFLQQSQPGSIINVSSVHEVIPRPQYISYSISKGGMGNLTRTLALEYARQGIRVNAIAPGATETPINDDWVDDPQQEAIVNRHIPLGRPGTPEEMAAATAFLLCDEATYITGQTLYIDGGLTLYADFREPWSA; this is translated from the coding sequence ATGAAAGGATTGCAAGGGAAGACCGCGATCGTTACCGGGGCGAGTTCGGGTATTGGGCAGGCGATCGCGGTGCGACTAGCTGCCGAAGGCTGCAACGTCGTTATCAACTATCGTAGCGATGCCGAAGGGGCTGAGGCGACGGCCCAGCAAGCCCATGAGGGGGCCACAGCGGCTGGCTACCCGAGCCAAACCCTCAAAGTGCAAGCAGACGTGTCACAAGTCGCCGACATTAAACAGCTTTTTGACACCGCGATCGCCACCTTTGGGCGTCTCGACATCTTGGTCAATAATGCGGGCATTCAGATGGAGGCTGCTTCCCATGAAGTCAGCCCTGAGGATTTCGATAAAGTCATCAATGTCAATTTGCGGGGGGCTTATCTCTGTGCGCGCGCTGCCATTCAGCAGTTTCTCCAGCAGTCGCAACCGGGCAGCATCATCAATGTTTCGAGTGTGCATGAGGTGATTCCACGGCCCCAGTACATTAGCTATTCCATCAGCAAGGGGGGGATGGGGAATCTCACCCGCACGTTGGCGCTGGAATACGCGCGTCAGGGGATTCGGGTGAATGCGATCGCGCCCGGTGCGACCGAAACCCCTATCAACGATGATTGGGTCGATGACCCGCAACAGGAAGCCATTGTGAACCGCCACATTCCGCTTGGGCGTCCGGGCACGCCGGAAGAAATGGCTGCCGCCACCGCCTTTTTACTCTGTGACGAGGCAACCTACATTACCGGACAAACCCTTTACATTGATGGTGGTCTCACCCTCTATGCTGACTTTCGCGAGCCCTGGTCTGCTTAA
- a CDS encoding M28 family peptidase, translating into MSSQDAEALRLHESLKARLLSHLEKLVGDRDPYLAEGSHYLAQQYIQSQFAAVGTVTGHTFEVRSRQHHNWIVQLPAADPAATAPLIIGAHYDTVPGTPGADDNASGVAVLLELVCYLATQALPRPIWCVAFDMEEYGLLGSRAYARSLQAQNQSVHLMLSLEMLGYCDRTPHSQTYPSPLLAQVYPNRGDYIALVGNPSTLGKMRRLKKHIRQAGAACEYLPVPNRGQAIPATRQSDHASFWDCGYPALMVTDTAFLRNPHYHQPSDRLDTLDLDFMTHICRGLMAGLLAIG; encoded by the coding sequence ATGTCAAGTCAGGATGCAGAAGCATTGCGCCTACATGAATCATTAAAAGCCCGTCTCTTAAGTCATTTGGAAAAATTAGTGGGCGATCGCGATCCCTACCTTGCTGAGGGCAGTCATTATCTTGCGCAGCAATATATCCAAAGCCAATTTGCCGCCGTGGGCACCGTGACTGGTCACACCTTTGAAGTGCGATCTCGCCAGCATCACAACTGGATTGTGCAGTTGCCCGCAGCCGACCCAGCCGCAACTGCTCCGTTAATCATCGGGGCGCACTATGACACAGTGCCCGGCACACCCGGTGCCGACGATAATGCGAGTGGCGTTGCGGTGCTGCTAGAACTCGTCTGCTATCTGGCTACCCAAGCATTGCCTCGCCCTATCTGGTGTGTGGCCTTTGATATGGAAGAGTATGGTTTGCTCGGCAGTCGCGCTTATGCCCGCAGCTTGCAGGCTCAGAACCAGTCCGTTCACCTGATGCTGTCGCTAGAGATGCTGGGCTATTGTGATCGCACTCCCCATAGCCAAACTTATCCTTCGCCACTATTGGCTCAGGTGTATCCCAACCGGGGCGACTACATTGCGCTTGTTGGTAACCCCTCAACGCTGGGAAAAATGCGGCGTCTCAAAAAACATATTCGACAGGCGGGGGCCGCTTGTGAATATCTGCCCGTGCCTAATCGGGGGCAGGCGATACCCGCGACGCGCCAAAGCGACCACGCCTCGTTTTGGGATTGTGGCTATCCGGCGTTGATGGTGACCGACACCGCCTTTTTGCGAAATCCTCATTATCACCAGCCCAGCGATCGCCTCGACACGCTCGACCTCGACTTTATGACTCACATTTGCCGAGGGCTCATGGCTGGATTACTGGCGATTGGGTAG
- a CDS encoding septal ring lytic transglycosylase RlpA family protein: MPTPQYESLLLPERPEWLQWLSPLDDQAASTKETLKSDVVWRSHWSVSSVDATPTGTVSSAQIETLVPAIGVALTSFKPVTQASTVVDVAAAEMAMADNVFDEKWHSWSAVAAVRVEPSTPEAPAMPELTPRQCLSDADITYQPSALAIKASPKYTVWLHNHLVGEAAGQVAAEKIAAQLRSLLQSGTLQPSQLTPLVGPDFIGVAHGGEILFVVDETLQPHPEVPAAVTAVQWVNNLRHALNEEPMALAQVQMVLNGLAETSETLYGTASWYGPYFHGRQTANGEIFDENELTAAHKTLPFNTRLKVTNRMNGRSVVVRINDRGPYIGQRSLDLSKAAARCLGSTQDGVVPYEAVILESVPPTERGEFTTAQLTLD; this comes from the coding sequence GTGCCGACCCCACAATACGAATCTTTGCTTTTGCCTGAGCGGCCCGAGTGGCTGCAGTGGCTTTCACCGTTGGATGATCAGGCTGCATCCACCAAAGAGACGCTGAAGTCGGATGTCGTCTGGCGGTCCCATTGGAGCGTCAGCTCGGTGGATGCGACCCCGACGGGTACCGTGTCATCGGCTCAGATTGAGACCCTGGTGCCCGCTATTGGGGTGGCGTTGACCAGTTTTAAGCCCGTCACTCAGGCGTCCACCGTGGTGGATGTGGCCGCTGCCGAGATGGCCATGGCCGACAACGTCTTCGACGAAAAGTGGCATAGTTGGTCGGCGGTAGCGGCAGTGCGGGTCGAACCGAGTACGCCCGAGGCTCCCGCCATGCCAGAGCTGACACCTCGTCAATGCCTCTCGGATGCCGACATAACCTATCAGCCCAGCGCCCTGGCCATCAAAGCGTCCCCCAAATATACCGTTTGGCTGCATAACCACTTGGTGGGCGAAGCAGCTGGACAGGTGGCAGCGGAAAAAATTGCGGCCCAACTGCGATCGCTGCTCCAATCTGGCACCTTGCAGCCCAGCCAACTCACCCCGCTAGTAGGCCCCGACTTCATCGGTGTAGCCCACGGTGGTGAAATCCTCTTTGTGGTGGATGAAACCCTGCAACCGCATCCCGAAGTACCGGCCGCCGTGACGGCAGTGCAGTGGGTCAATAATCTGCGCCACGCCTTGAACGAGGAACCGATGGCGTTAGCCCAGGTGCAAATGGTGCTCAATGGTCTGGCGGAAACCTCAGAAACGCTATATGGCACCGCGTCATGGTACGGCCCTTATTTTCATGGTCGACAGACGGCCAATGGCGAAATTTTTGACGAGAATGAGCTGACCGCTGCCCACAAGACCTTACCTTTCAACACCCGGCTCAAAGTGACGAATCGGATGAATGGTCGCTCGGTGGTCGTGCGGATTAACGATCGCGGCCCCTATATCGGTCAGCGATCGCTCGACCTGTCCAAAGCGGCGGCACGCTGTTTAGGGAGCACTCAAGATGGTGTTGTGCCCTACGAAGCCGTGATTTTAGAGTCCGTCCCCCCCACCGAGCGGGGCGAATTTACGACCGCTCAGCTCACGTTGGATTAG
- the grxC gene encoding glutaredoxin 3 has product MAAPNVEIYTWSSCPFCIRAKALLDRKGVDYTEYCIDGDEAARDQMTERANGKRSLPQIFIDDQHIGGCDELHGLERQGQLDPLLATA; this is encoded by the coding sequence ATGGCAGCACCTAACGTCGAAATCTACACTTGGAGCAGTTGCCCCTTCTGTATTCGCGCAAAGGCTCTTTTGGACCGCAAAGGGGTTGATTACACCGAATACTGTATCGATGGGGATGAAGCCGCTCGCGACCAGATGACTGAGCGGGCCAACGGCAAGCGTTCCTTACCGCAAATTTTCATCGACGATCAGCACATCGGCGGCTGCGATGAGCTGCACGGTTTAGAACGTCAGGGACAATTAGACCCCTTACTAGCAACCGCGTAA
- the hpf gene encoding ribosome hibernation-promoting factor, HPF/YfiA family, giving the protein MKLVIQGKNIEITDAIRSYVDQKITKAVNHFKHLTNEVDVNLSVAKNGKTPPQQSAEVTLYINGAVVRAEESSENLYASIDLVANKITRQLRKYKEKRNGRNTSSVKPNDALLSTDLPTADVSALLNKAPTLPDAVLRTKYFSMPPMTVEEALEQLELVDHDFYMFSNAETGEINVVYERNHGGYGLLQPRQHQNGEANSPQHAANFA; this is encoded by the coding sequence ATGAAGCTCGTGATTCAAGGCAAGAACATCGAGATCACGGATGCCATCCGCAGTTATGTTGACCAAAAGATTACCAAAGCCGTCAATCATTTCAAGCATCTGACGAACGAGGTAGACGTCAACTTATCTGTGGCTAAGAACGGGAAAACTCCTCCCCAACAGAGCGCAGAAGTCACGTTGTACATTAACGGTGCAGTCGTCCGGGCTGAGGAGAGTAGCGAAAATCTCTACGCCAGTATTGATCTCGTTGCCAATAAAATCACCCGTCAACTGCGGAAATACAAAGAAAAGCGCAACGGTCGGAACACTTCATCGGTTAAGCCTAACGACGCCCTGTTGAGTACCGATCTCCCCACCGCTGACGTTTCTGCCCTGTTGAACAAAGCACCCACCCTACCCGATGCGGTTTTGAGAACCAAGTATTTCTCAATGCCCCCGATGACCGTCGAGGAAGCGCTAGAGCAACTGGAACTAGTTGATCACGATTTCTACATGTTCTCCAACGCGGAAACGGGCGAAATCAATGTGGTGTATGAGCGCAACCATGGGGGATATGGCCTCTTGCAGCCCCGGCAACATCAAAATGGTGAGGCCAACAGTCCACAACATGCGGCCAACTTCGCTTAA
- the lipB gene encoding lipoyl(octanoyl) transferase LipB encodes MDRARPLPLAPLPTTAVCQLYRCGQVPYETAWQWQRQLLAQRRTQPDQPDTLLLLEHPAVYTLGQGADDRFLKFTPQPDLPPVIKIERGGEVTYHCPGQLVGYPILNLRRHQPDLHWYLRQLEAVIMQTVAAFGLTGERVSGLTGVWVEGCKVAAIGIKVSRWITMHGLALNINPDLAGFQRIVPCGISDKPVGSLAQFIPGITRQQVQPVFEQQFAEVFRLQLQPQDPVQLRAIAPPLL; translated from the coding sequence ATGGACCGTGCGCGACCTCTGCCCTTAGCCCCGTTGCCCACCACCGCCGTGTGTCAGCTTTATCGCTGTGGTCAGGTGCCTTATGAAACCGCGTGGCAATGGCAGCGGCAACTACTGGCCCAGCGACGCACTCAGCCTGATCAGCCAGATACGTTGCTGCTGTTAGAGCATCCGGCAGTGTATACCTTGGGGCAAGGCGCGGACGATCGCTTCCTCAAATTTACGCCGCAGCCAGACCTGCCTCCCGTGATCAAAATCGAGCGCGGCGGCGAAGTCACTTATCACTGCCCCGGCCAACTGGTGGGGTATCCGATTCTGAATCTGCGACGGCACCAGCCTGACCTGCATTGGTATCTGCGCCAGCTCGAAGCGGTCATCATGCAGACGGTGGCGGCGTTTGGCTTGACCGGGGAACGGGTGAGCGGCTTGACGGGAGTTTGGGTTGAGGGCTGCAAAGTGGCGGCGATCGGCATTAAGGTCAGCCGCTGGATCACGATGCATGGCCTAGCGTTGAATATCAATCCTGACCTGGCGGGGTTTCAACGCATTGTGCCCTGCGGCATTAGCGATAAGCCCGTGGGCAGCTTGGCCCAGTTCATTCCGGGCATCACCCGGCAACAAGTGCAGCCAGTTTTCGAACAGCAGTTTGCGGAGGTGTTTCGACTGCAACTGCAGCCCCAAGATCCTGTTCAGTTGAGAGCGATCGCCCCGCCGCTGTTGTAG
- a CDS encoding MFS transporter, which produces MDVGEPPAGTTQKSAIGLCLTLFMVSFHIGIVPAIMPPLVRTFDSNVGYVQSALVLLSLVTAAFAPTSENLSRRFGRQKIFRGGLLLFAIGTLFAAISPTMALFVVNYALLTGIAATPLVSIPWALMDRFYDDKAEKIAFLLLTLSMVAGGLVGSLIGGLIAFEFSWRLAFPIELALIPLIWYLVTHFPAELVARNTPVDWVGGGLSFAGLGLTLLGLSLAGEFGWWEAKKHLVFLSTPLIPFGISIVPVLIGSGLVCFGLFVFWRRQQTQTGRASLVKAGLLSRRTFLNSLVVATLHSALITGLSFNLFQFIPPVLELNSFQTALTVLPYNCAMVIVIVLMVRFINLQLPPRRIVQLGLSIEIIGLLWLVGAIAPGMTRWSLLPGLIITGIGSGLFTSQIGAIAYSTASRVEKPEATGIFNPLQKVGQALGRGILGTVLVSVASIKIVDGVIFELDQTVDAATRQSAITYLQEAIQTFTKTEMRDLFGRLPETVQPALETIITTAALGAMETTLIIILAANLGCLLLTTRLPHLRRLKRHPAT; this is translated from the coding sequence ATGGACGTCGGGGAACCACCAGCGGGCACAACCCAAAAATCGGCGATCGGATTATGTCTCACCCTCTTCATGGTGTCGTTTCATATCGGCATTGTGCCCGCCATCATGCCGCCCCTGGTGCGCACTTTTGACTCTAACGTGGGCTATGTGCAAAGCGCCCTGGTGCTGCTCTCCTTAGTGACAGCCGCTTTTGCCCCCACCAGCGAAAACCTGAGTCGACGGTTTGGGCGACAGAAAATCTTTCGTGGCGGGCTTCTCCTCTTTGCGATCGGCACGCTATTTGCGGCCATCAGCCCCACCATGGCACTCTTTGTGGTCAACTATGCCCTGCTCACCGGAATTGCGGCCACTCCCCTGGTCAGCATTCCCTGGGCGTTGATGGACCGATTTTATGACGACAAAGCCGAAAAAATTGCCTTCTTGCTGCTCACCCTGTCGATGGTCGCGGGCGGCTTAGTCGGCTCACTGATCGGTGGCTTAATTGCGTTTGAATTCAGCTGGCGGCTGGCCTTTCCGATTGAACTCGCCCTCATTCCCCTGATCTGGTATTTGGTGACTCACTTTCCAGCCGAGCTGGTCGCCCGCAACACCCCGGTTGACTGGGTGGGCGGCGGCTTGTCGTTTGCTGGGCTGGGCCTCACTCTCTTGGGTCTCAGCCTTGCGGGTGAGTTTGGCTGGTGGGAGGCGAAAAAACATCTGGTGTTTCTGAGTACTCCGCTCATTCCCTTTGGCATTTCTATCGTGCCAGTCTTAATTGGGTCGGGCTTAGTCTGTTTTGGGCTATTTGTCTTTTGGCGGCGCCAACAAACCCAAACGGGCCGCGCCTCATTGGTAAAAGCGGGCCTCCTCAGCCGCCGCACGTTTCTCAATAGCCTCGTGGTGGCCACCCTCCATTCCGCGTTGATTACCGGCCTGTCGTTTAATTTGTTCCAATTCATTCCCCCCGTATTGGAACTCAATTCCTTTCAAACTGCGCTCACGGTATTGCCTTACAACTGCGCCATGGTTATTGTGATTGTGCTGATGGTGCGGTTTATTAATCTGCAACTGCCGCCCCGCCGCATTGTGCAGCTGGGGCTGAGTATTGAAATCATCGGTCTGTTATGGCTAGTGGGCGCGATCGCACCGGGGATGACCCGCTGGAGTCTTTTGCCGGGGTTGATCATTACGGGTATCGGGTCGGGCTTATTTACCTCACAAATTGGTGCGATCGCCTATTCCACCGCTAGCCGGGTCGAAAAGCCCGAAGCCACGGGTATCTTCAACCCGCTCCAAAAGGTTGGGCAAGCCCTGGGGCGCGGCATTCTCGGCACCGTGCTCGTGAGCGTCGCCTCCATCAAAATCGTGGATGGGGTCATCTTTGAGCTTGATCAAACGGTGGATGCGGCCACCCGGCAATCCGCCATTACTTATCTGCAAGAGGCGATTCAAACATTTACCAAAACCGAAATGCGAGACCTGTTTGGTCGGCTCCCCGAGACCGTGCAGCCGGCCTTAGAGACGATTATTACCACGGCTGCCCTCGGTGCCATGGAAACCACGCTGATCATTATTTTGGCGGCTAATTTGGGATGCCTCTTACTCACCACTCGCTTGCCCCACTTGCGACGGCTAAAGCGTCATCCCGCGACCTAG
- a CDS encoding tetratricopeptide repeat protein: MTRPPSDKITQAEALFAAGQIAFERGNYKDAVLAFEEGTRLTGGATFLGGTIQLWLMNAYSAAGRLPDAIALGEKLTKHPDLDVRKQSKRVLEILQAPQLSRRTDWLTPIPDLSDLDENNDTDFTLRKYDPPAKPKRTPPPEPPPEDLSQMNTSDNGFLWAAIAVILLTLGSLWWLA, translated from the coding sequence ATGACCCGACCGCCATCTGACAAAATCACCCAAGCCGAAGCCCTGTTTGCCGCCGGACAAATCGCGTTTGAGCGCGGCAATTACAAAGATGCCGTGCTGGCGTTTGAAGAAGGGACGCGCCTCACCGGGGGGGCGACTTTTCTCGGGGGCACCATTCAACTCTGGCTGATGAACGCCTACTCGGCGGCGGGGCGCTTGCCCGATGCGATCGCCCTCGGCGAAAAACTCACTAAACACCCCGACCTGGATGTGCGCAAACAGAGCAAGCGAGTGCTCGAAATTTTGCAAGCGCCCCAGCTCTCGCGCCGGACGGATTGGCTGACCCCCATTCCCGACCTCAGCGATTTGGATGAAAACAACGACACCGACTTCACCCTGCGCAAATACGATCCGCCTGCCAAACCCAAACGTACGCCCCCGCCAGAGCCGCCGCCCGAAGACCTGAGTCAAATGAATACCAGCGACAACGGCTTTTTATGGGCGGCGATCGCGGTCATTTTGCTCACGTTGGGTAGCTTGTGGTGGCTGGCCTAG
- a CDS encoding M20 family metallo-hydrolase, whose translation MSLTTDTPVTRRSLSPLRINRDRLLHRLDQLAQVGAIEGGGVCRLALTDADKAGRDLVVSWMEALGLTITIDQLGNVVGTRPGLEAGPPVMTGSHIDTVATGGRYDGNLGVLAGLEVIETLNEQNIQTRYPLAVAFFTNEEGARFHPDMMGSWVFSGGLSVEAALAEVGTDGTTVAENLDRIGYAGPVPCGSQPVKAFVELHVEQGPVLEREGIQIGAVTGVQGMSWQEFTVKGVSNHAGTTPMALRHDAGYGASAIAVAARQLAQKMGGNQVATVGSIQLKPGLVNVIAKEAKLTVDLRNTDSDLLKQAEAELQTQIEAIATAEGLEVTAQSLARFEPVSFDAAMIDAVERTAQALGCSVKRMPSGAGHDAGMIAAIAPTAMIFVPSVNGLSHNVNEYTAPEDLENGSNVLLQVLLQLAEASDR comes from the coding sequence ATGTCTCTGACGACCGATACCCCCGTTACACGGCGATCGCTGTCGCCCCTGCGCATTAACCGAGATCGCCTCTTGCACCGATTAGACCAACTGGCTCAAGTGGGAGCCATTGAAGGCGGCGGCGTCTGTCGGCTCGCGCTCACCGATGCCGATAAAGCCGGACGAGATCTCGTCGTGAGCTGGATGGAAGCGCTTGGCCTCACCATCACCATTGATCAGCTCGGCAACGTCGTCGGTACTCGTCCCGGCCTCGAAGCTGGCCCCCCCGTCATGACCGGTTCTCATATTGATACTGTCGCCACTGGCGGACGCTATGACGGCAACCTCGGCGTCTTGGCTGGGCTAGAAGTCATCGAAACCCTGAACGAACAAAACATTCAAACCCGCTATCCCCTGGCCGTCGCCTTTTTTACTAACGAAGAAGGGGCGCGGTTTCACCCCGACATGATGGGCAGTTGGGTGTTTAGCGGCGGCCTATCCGTCGAAGCGGCCCTGGCAGAAGTGGGGACAGACGGCACCACCGTCGCCGAAAACCTCGATCGCATCGGCTATGCAGGCCCGGTGCCCTGCGGTAGCCAGCCCGTCAAAGCCTTTGTCGAACTCCATGTGGAACAAGGCCCCGTGCTCGAACGCGAAGGCATTCAAATTGGGGCGGTGACCGGGGTGCAGGGCATGTCCTGGCAGGAGTTCACCGTTAAGGGTGTCTCAAATCATGCGGGGACGACCCCCATGGCTTTGCGCCACGATGCCGGGTATGGCGCTAGCGCGATCGCGGTTGCTGCCCGCCAACTCGCCCAAAAAATGGGGGGCAACCAGGTCGCCACCGTCGGCTCCATTCAACTCAAGCCGGGATTGGTGAACGTTATCGCCAAGGAAGCCAAACTAACGGTGGACTTGCGCAACACCGACTCCGATTTACTGAAGCAGGCTGAGGCCGAACTGCAAACTCAGATTGAGGCGATCGCCACTGCCGAAGGGCTGGAGGTCACCGCCCAATCCCTCGCCCGATTTGAACCCGTCAGCTTTGACGCCGCCATGATTGATGCCGTCGAACGCACCGCCCAAGCGTTGGGCTGTTCTGTAAAACGGATGCCCAGCGGGGCGGGACATGATGCCGGGATGATTGCCGCGATCGCCCCCACCGCCATGATCTTCGTGCCCAGCGTCAACGGCCTTAGTCACAACGTCAACGAGTACACCGCCCCCGAAGATTTGGAAAACGGTAGCAACGTCCTCCTGCAAGTGCTGCTGCAATTGGCCGAAGCGAGCGATCGCTAG
- a CDS encoding DUF4265 domain-containing protein, with translation MSNENLEKVYIDLPNHWAIGGESLWATPLGNDLYRIENVPFFAYGLNFLDIVVATADSDELKPEIRRVVTPSGHRTYRIIFNKEIGRERQIDLLRTLEKYEASYERADEINVAIDIKPSGDYVAVYDQLDEYEKAGLLFFETCEARIDGSFDDMPDDVEND, from the coding sequence ATGAGTAACGAAAATTTAGAAAAAGTTTATATCGATCTTCCAAATCACTGGGCGATCGGTGGTGAATCACTTTGGGCTACTCCGCTGGGAAATGACCTGTATCGTATCGAAAATGTCCCATTCTTTGCATATGGTCTAAATTTCTTAGACATTGTTGTTGCCACAGCTGACTCTGATGAACTCAAGCCAGAAATACGTAGGGTTGTAACCCCAAGCGGACATCGAACCTATCGAATCATCTTTAACAAAGAAATTGGTCGTGAACGCCAGATTGATCTTTTGAGAACGCTGGAAAAGTATGAAGCCTCGTATGAACGAGCCGATGAAATAAATGTTGCCATAGACATCAAACCCAGTGGGGATTATGTGGCAGTCTACGATCAGTTAGACGAATATGAAAAGGCAGGTCTTTTGTTTTTTGAAACCTGTGAAGCAAGAATCGACGGCAGCTTTGACGATATGCCGGATGATGTAGAAAATGACTGA
- a CDS encoding VC0807 family protein: MNQWSDLSENLAILVSEAELMRQRFPWKQFAIGALTPGLIFYLFHHFEQPLVGALLAAGWSAAVILVTHLALKKINLFAVLSLPLTFIEVVGLLITLNPEFYLTTAAIDHVLWGLICFGSLFIYRPLILVFAEAVGGIPKTEELGEFGQSQEFRSAWIILTAIWGIVHLMAAAILIASQIWLPLELFLVIRSALSTPLLAVLIAFSFWFPRWYMNRS, translated from the coding sequence GTGAATCAATGGTCTGATTTAAGTGAAAATCTGGCGATATTAGTATCAGAAGCTGAGTTGATGAGACAAAGATTTCCTTGGAAGCAGTTTGCCATTGGAGCTTTGACTCCAGGTCTAATCTTTTATCTCTTCCATCACTTTGAGCAACCCTTGGTGGGTGCCCTGCTAGCGGCGGGATGGAGTGCAGCAGTGATTTTAGTGACTCATCTAGCACTCAAGAAGATAAATCTCTTTGCTGTATTATCTCTGCCCTTGACTTTCATTGAAGTCGTAGGTTTGCTCATCACATTGAATCCGGAATTTTATTTGACCACAGCCGCGATCGATCACGTTCTCTGGGGTTTAATTTGTTTCGGATCATTATTTATCTATCGTCCTTTGATCCTTGTTTTTGCTGAAGCAGTGGGAGGAATACCAAAAACAGAGGAACTTGGAGAATTTGGCCAGTCTCAAGAATTCAGATCGGCCTGGATTATTCTCACGGCAATATGGGGAATTGTGCATCTCATGGCTGCGGCTATCCTAATCGCCTCGCAGATCTGGTTGCCACTGGAATTATTCTTGGTCATTCGCTCAGCTTTAAGTACGCCTTTGCTGGCAGTATTAATCGCCTTTAGTTTCTGGTTTCCAAGATGGTATATGAATCGGTCATAA